One Setaria viridis chromosome 5, Setaria_viridis_v4.0, whole genome shotgun sequence genomic region harbors:
- the LOC117857162 gene encoding polyadenylate-binding protein-interacting protein 9 isoform X1, giving the protein MAAVAEGSASAAAAAAAKEVEYQAGVQKLVDLLSKLNPAAKEFVPSSAAAGSPPKKALSADAPVFDYHSIGAGNGGTKDSATDASFYIGNQQRKRGNGYINQGRRRAIDRARRADREDSIRRTVYVSELDHTVTEERLADIFATCGQVVDCRICGDPHSVLRFAFIEFSDEEGARTALNLGGTVFGFYPVRVLPSKTAILPVNPKFLPRTEDEKEMVMRTVYCTNIDKMVTQLDVKNFFEGLCGEFPLQVSRLRLLGDNVHSTRIAFVEFVHAEGAILALNCSGMILGTLPVRVSPSKTPVKPRVNRVGSN; this is encoded by the exons atggcggcggtggcggagggatcggcttccgcggcggcggcggcggcggccaaggaggTGGAGTACCAGGCGGGCGTGCAGAAGCTGGTGGACCTGCTCTCCAAGCTCAACccggccgccaaggagttcgtCCCCTcctcggcagcggcggggtcgccgcccaagaaggcgctgtcGGCGGACGCGCCGGTGTTCGACTACCACTCGATCGGAGCCGGGAATGGGGGCACCAAGGACTCCGCCACCGACGCTTCGTTTTACATCGGGAACCAGCAGCGCAAG AGGGGGAATGGATACATCAACcaaggaaggaggagggcaATTGATAGGGCGAGGCGTGCAGACAGAGAGGACAGCATTAGGCGAACTGTTTATGTCTCTGAACTTGACCATACC GTGACAGAGGAGAGACTTGCTGATATCTTTGCAACCTGCGGGCAA GTTGTTGATTGCCGAATTTGTGGTGATCCTCACTCTGTTCTTAGGTTTGCATTTATTGAGTTCTCTGATGAGG AGGGCGCAAGAACTGCACTTAACCTTGGAGGCACAGTTTTTGGTTTCTACCCTGTTAGAGTCTTGCCTTCAAAGACAGCTATCTTACCTGTTAATCCAAAGTTTCTTCCCAGG ACGGAAGATGAGAAGGAAATGGTTATGCGAACCGTCTATTGTACAAACATAGATAAGATG GTTACTCAATTAGATGTAAAGAATTTCTTTGAAGGACTTTGCGGTGAG TTTCCTTTGCAGGTCTCTCGGTTGAGACTTCTAGGGGATAATGTACATTCTACAAGGATTGCTTTTGTTGAGTTTGTCCAT GCTGAGGGTGCCATCTTGGCTCTGAATTGCAGTGGGATGATTTTGGGAACTCTACCTGTCAG GGTGAGCCCTTCTAAGACTCCGGTGAAGCCACGTGTAAATCGAGTGGGATCTAACTGA
- the LOC117857162 gene encoding polyadenylate-binding protein-interacting protein 9 isoform X2 codes for MAAVAEGSASAAAAAAAKEVEYQAGVQKLVDLLSKLNPAAKEFVPSSAAAGSPPKKALSADAPVFDYHSIGAGNGGTKDSATDASFYIGNQQRKRGNGYINQGRRRAIDRARRADREDSIRRTVYVSELDHTVTEERLADIFATCGQVVDCRICGDPHSVLRFAFIEFSDEEGARTALNLGGTVFGFYPVRVLPSKTAILPVNPKFLPRTEDEKEMVMRTVYCTNIDKMVTQLDVKNFFEGLCGEVSRLRLLGDNVHSTRIAFVEFVHAEGAILALNCSGMILGTLPVRVSPSKTPVKPRVNRVGSN; via the exons atggcggcggtggcggagggatcggcttccgcggcggcggcggcggcggccaaggaggTGGAGTACCAGGCGGGCGTGCAGAAGCTGGTGGACCTGCTCTCCAAGCTCAACccggccgccaaggagttcgtCCCCTcctcggcagcggcggggtcgccgcccaagaaggcgctgtcGGCGGACGCGCCGGTGTTCGACTACCACTCGATCGGAGCCGGGAATGGGGGCACCAAGGACTCCGCCACCGACGCTTCGTTTTACATCGGGAACCAGCAGCGCAAG AGGGGGAATGGATACATCAACcaaggaaggaggagggcaATTGATAGGGCGAGGCGTGCAGACAGAGAGGACAGCATTAGGCGAACTGTTTATGTCTCTGAACTTGACCATACC GTGACAGAGGAGAGACTTGCTGATATCTTTGCAACCTGCGGGCAA GTTGTTGATTGCCGAATTTGTGGTGATCCTCACTCTGTTCTTAGGTTTGCATTTATTGAGTTCTCTGATGAGG AGGGCGCAAGAACTGCACTTAACCTTGGAGGCACAGTTTTTGGTTTCTACCCTGTTAGAGTCTTGCCTTCAAAGACAGCTATCTTACCTGTTAATCCAAAGTTTCTTCCCAGG ACGGAAGATGAGAAGGAAATGGTTATGCGAACCGTCTATTGTACAAACATAGATAAGATG GTTACTCAATTAGATGTAAAGAATTTCTTTGAAGGACTTTGCGGTGAG GTCTCTCGGTTGAGACTTCTAGGGGATAATGTACATTCTACAAGGATTGCTTTTGTTGAGTTTGTCCAT GCTGAGGGTGCCATCTTGGCTCTGAATTGCAGTGGGATGATTTTGGGAACTCTACCTGTCAG GGTGAGCCCTTCTAAGACTCCGGTGAAGCCACGTGTAAATCGAGTGGGATCTAACTGA